The following coding sequences lie in one Pseudomonas monsensis genomic window:
- the rlmH gene encoding 23S rRNA (pseudouridine(1915)-N(3))-methyltransferase RlmH produces the protein MRLRLIAVGSRMPKWVEEGWHEYAKRLPSELALELVEIPLNTRGKNADVARFIRQEGEAMLAKVGQNERIVTLEVHGKPWSTEQLAVELDRWRLDSRTVNFMVGGPEGLAPEVCARADQRWSLSPLTLPHPLVRILIGEQLYRAWTVLSGHPYHK, from the coding sequence GTGCGACTGCGACTGATCGCCGTCGGTTCACGCATGCCCAAGTGGGTGGAAGAAGGCTGGCATGAATATGCCAAGCGTCTTCCGTCCGAGCTGGCGCTGGAACTGGTGGAAATTCCGCTCAATACCCGTGGCAAGAATGCCGACGTGGCCCGATTCATCCGTCAGGAAGGCGAAGCCATGCTGGCCAAGGTCGGGCAGAACGAGCGGATTGTCACGCTGGAAGTCCACGGTAAACCCTGGAGCACCGAGCAACTGGCGGTCGAACTCGACCGTTGGCGGCTGGATTCGCGCACGGTCAATTTCATGGTCGGTGGCCCGGAAGGGCTGGCACCGGAAGTCTGTGCCCGCGCGGACCAGCGCTGGTCGTTGTCGCCGCTGACGTTGCCGCACCCGCTAGTGCGGATTCTGATCGGCGAACAGTTGTACCGTGCCTGGACCGTGCTGTCCGGTCACCCTTACCACAAGTAA
- the rsfS gene encoding ribosome silencing factor — translation MTDKDQTKVKRKGTFKSAPLPEAVNTNEPLKGDELVKIAVAALEDVKAQDIQVIDVRDKQSITDYMIIATGTSNRQINAMLDKVREEVKKQGAKPLGEEGKGDSDWVLLDLDLVIVHMMTASARQFYDLERLWAGAEQSRAADAKHHSPENTHEHFTKLNKDQF, via the coding sequence ATGACTGACAAAGACCAAACCAAAGTTAAGCGCAAAGGCACGTTCAAGAGCGCTCCGCTGCCAGAAGCGGTCAACACCAACGAGCCGCTCAAGGGTGACGAGCTGGTCAAGATCGCTGTAGCCGCTCTGGAAGACGTCAAGGCGCAGGACATCCAGGTTATCGATGTTCGCGACAAGCAGAGCATCACCGACTACATGATCATCGCCACCGGTACGTCCAATCGCCAGATCAACGCGATGCTGGACAAGGTCCGTGAAGAAGTCAAAAAGCAGGGCGCCAAGCCGCTGGGCGAAGAAGGCAAGGGCGACAGCGACTGGGTACTGCTCGACCTCGATCTGGTCATCGTGCACATGATGACCGCCTCGGCGCGTCAGTTCTACGACCTGGAGCGCCTGTGGGCCGGTGCCGAGCAAAGCCGTGCGGCAGACGCCAAGCACCACAGCCCGGAAAACACCCACGAGCATTTCACCAAGCTCAACAAAGACCAGTTCTAA
- the nadD gene encoding nicotinate-nucleotide adenylyltransferase produces the protein MASCAARRRSDLTDLDLTAPQTGSESRPRRIGVLGGTFDPVHIGHLRGGLEVAEALALDELRLTPSARPPHRDTPQVSAQDRLAMVECAVAGVPPLVVDARELQRDKPSYTIDTLELMRAEMPAETQVFLLLGWDAFCGLPTWHRWEELLQHCHILVLQRPDADSEPPDALRNLLAARSVSDPLALKGPSGQIAFVWQTPLAVSATQIRQLLASGKSVRFLVPDAVLAYIDAHGLYRASN, from the coding sequence ATGGCCAGTTGCGCGGCCAGGCGACGGTCTGACTTGACCGACCTCGACCTGACAGCGCCGCAAACCGGCAGCGAGTCTCGCCCGCGACGCATCGGCGTCCTCGGCGGCACGTTCGACCCGGTGCACATCGGTCATTTGCGCGGCGGGCTGGAAGTCGCCGAAGCGCTGGCGCTCGACGAGCTGCGCTTGACGCCCAGCGCGCGGCCGCCGCATCGCGATACCCCGCAGGTGTCGGCGCAGGATCGGCTGGCGATGGTCGAGTGCGCGGTGGCCGGAGTGCCGCCGCTGGTGGTGGACGCCCGCGAATTGCAGCGGGACAAGCCGTCCTACACTATTGATACCCTGGAGTTGATGCGCGCCGAAATGCCCGCCGAGACCCAGGTTTTTCTGCTTTTGGGCTGGGACGCATTTTGCGGCCTGCCCACTTGGCACCGCTGGGAAGAGTTGCTCCAGCATTGCCATATCCTGGTGCTACAGCGCCCGGACGCCGACAGCGAACCGCCGGATGCCTTGCGCAACCTGCTGGCAGCGCGTTCGGTGAGCGACCCGCTGGCCCTCAAAGGGCCGAGTGGACAGATTGCATTCGTCTGGCAGACACCGCTCGCGGTTTCCGCCACCCAGATCCGTCAACTGCTGGCCAGCGGTAAGTCGGTACGTTTCCTGGTGCCCGACGCGGTCCTGGCCTACATCGATGCGCACGGTCTGTACCGTGCGTCGAACTGA
- a CDS encoding glutamate-5-semialdehyde dehydrogenase, with the protein MTESVLDYMTRLGRAAREASRVIGRASTAQKNRALQAAANALDAARAELAAANEQDLAAGRANGLEPALLERLELTPARIDGMIVGLRQVAALPDPVGAIRDMSFRPSGIQVGKMRVPLGVIGIIYESRPNVTIDAASLCLKSGNATILRGGSEAIHSNRAIAACIQRGLAEAELPAAVVQVVETTDRAAVGAMITMPEYVDVIVPRGGRGLIERISRDARVPVIKHLDGICHVYVSQHADLAKAQRIAFNAKTYRYGICGAMETLLVDQTVAKDFLPSMAAQFREKGVELRGCERTRAFIDAVPASEDDWSTEYLAPILSIRVVDGLAQAIEHINHYGSHHTDSIVSENLADTRRFVAEVDSASVMINTPTCFADGFEYGLGAEIGISTDKLHARGPVGLEGLTCEKYIVVGDGQLRGQATV; encoded by the coding sequence ATGACTGAGTCCGTTCTTGACTACATGACCCGATTGGGTCGCGCCGCCCGCGAAGCCTCCCGGGTCATCGGCCGTGCCAGCACTGCGCAGAAAAACCGCGCCTTGCAGGCTGCTGCCAATGCTTTGGACGCCGCTCGTGCCGAGCTGGCTGCAGCCAATGAGCAGGATCTGGCCGCCGGTCGCGCCAATGGTCTGGAGCCGGCATTGCTGGAACGCCTGGAACTGACTCCGGCGCGCATCGACGGCATGATCGTCGGCTTGCGTCAGGTCGCTGCGCTGCCGGACCCGGTCGGCGCGATCCGTGACATGAGCTTCCGTCCGTCGGGCATTCAGGTCGGCAAGATGCGCGTGCCGCTGGGCGTGATCGGGATCATCTACGAATCCCGTCCCAACGTGACCATTGATGCCGCGAGCCTGTGCCTGAAGTCGGGCAACGCGACCATCCTGCGCGGTGGTTCTGAAGCGATTCATTCCAATCGGGCGATCGCCGCGTGCATCCAGCGCGGTCTGGCCGAGGCCGAACTGCCGGCAGCGGTGGTGCAAGTGGTCGAAACCACCGACCGTGCTGCGGTTGGCGCAATGATCACCATGCCCGAGTACGTCGACGTGATCGTGCCGCGTGGTGGCCGTGGTCTGATCGAGCGCATCAGCCGCGATGCGCGCGTGCCGGTGATCAAGCACCTGGACGGCATCTGCCACGTTTACGTCAGCCAGCACGCCGACCTGGCGAAAGCCCAGCGCATCGCGTTCAACGCCAAGACCTATCGCTACGGGATTTGCGGGGCGATGGAGACGTTGCTGGTCGATCAAACGGTTGCAAAGGATTTCCTGCCGTCGATGGCGGCGCAGTTCCGCGAAAAAGGCGTCGAACTGCGTGGCTGCGAGCGCACCCGGGCATTCATCGACGCCGTGCCGGCCAGCGAAGACGACTGGAGCACCGAATACCTGGCGCCGATCCTGTCGATCCGCGTGGTCGACGGCCTGGCTCAGGCCATCGAACACATCAACCATTACGGCTCCCATCACACCGACTCGATTGTCAGCGAAAACCTCGCCGACACCCGCCGGTTCGTGGCGGAAGTCGACTCGGCGTCGGTGATGATCAACACCCCGACGTGCTTCGCCGATGGATTTGAATACGGATTGGGTGCCGAGATCGGCATTTCTACTGATAAGCTGCACGCCCGCGGCCCGGTGGGCCTTGAAGGACTGACCTGCGAGAAGTACATCGTGGTCGGTGATGGCCAGTTGCGCGGCCAGGCGACGGTCTGA
- a CDS encoding DNA-3-methyladenine glycosylase, whose amino-acid sequence MSNLTARNRADSLPQGLPDAFFDRDAQVLAKDLLGKVIRHRVGSLWLSARIIETEAYYCAEKGSHASLGYTEKRKALFLDGGHIYMYYARGGDSLNFSAQGPGNAVLIKSAYPWVDDISGQSSLAQMLLNNPDAQGRPRPSQKLCAGQTLLCKALGLKVPVWDARRFDHEMLLVEDTGPTPTHIIQTTRLGIPHGRDEHLMYRFVDASYAQWCTRNPLRRGQVEGRDYFLLSGSEAGLN is encoded by the coding sequence ATGTCCAACCTGACCGCTCGCAACCGCGCCGACAGCCTGCCGCAGGGGCTCCCGGACGCTTTTTTCGACCGAGACGCCCAAGTGCTGGCAAAGGATCTGCTCGGCAAAGTCATCCGTCATCGTGTCGGCAGTCTGTGGCTGAGTGCGCGGATTATCGAAACCGAAGCGTATTACTGCGCGGAAAAAGGCAGTCACGCGTCCCTCGGTTACACAGAAAAGCGTAAGGCTTTGTTTCTGGATGGCGGCCACATCTATATGTATTACGCCCGTGGCGGCGACTCACTGAATTTCAGCGCGCAAGGGCCGGGCAATGCCGTGCTGATCAAATCGGCGTATCCGTGGGTCGATGACATCAGCGGGCAGTCGAGCCTGGCGCAGATGCTGCTGAACAATCCGGATGCACAGGGTCGCCCGCGCCCGTCACAAAAGCTCTGCGCCGGGCAGACATTGCTGTGCAAGGCTCTTGGCCTGAAGGTACCGGTGTGGGACGCCAGGCGTTTCGATCATGAAATGCTCCTGGTGGAAGACACCGGACCGACACCGACCCACATCATTCAGACGACGCGACTGGGTATCCCCCATGGCCGCGACGAACACCTGATGTACCGCTTCGTCGACGCCAGCTATGCGCAATGGTGCACACGGAACCCGCTGCGCCGGGGCCAGGTCGAAGGGCGCGACTATTTCCTGCTGTCGGGGTCAGAAGCAGGTCTGAACTAA
- a CDS encoding bifunctional DedA family/phosphatase PAP2 family protein produces MGPWLESVTGWLAANPQWLAAAVFVVALVECLAIAGLIVPGTVLLFAVAVLAGSGALSLSETLLLGFLGGILGDAISYFLGRHFHQNIRRLPGLRHHPEWMAGAETYFQRYGIASLLVGRFIGPLRPMLPMVAGMCDMPFPRFAAVSLLAAAGWSLVYLLPGWATGAAIRLPLPEGFWLEAGIVAASIAVMVGLSVNSSLRRHRRATLWISSMSLLILIGLFIGYPYLNALDQGVMTLVQEHRQPMLDEIAVTLTLIGEFRNMLMFSTLLTVLLLLCRQWRHALFAGGTLLCTALANTATKLFFARVRPEVLTDPITSYSMPSGHASGSFALFLTLAVLAGRGQPPRLRLTWLLLGCIPALAIALSRVYLGAHWPTDILAGAMLATCVCAASLWLSQRKAPLGAMPYKIWWLIIPALVLLFSFFVLRHLPHTMLRYAY; encoded by the coding sequence ATGGGCCCATGGCTCGAAAGCGTGACCGGTTGGCTGGCGGCCAATCCCCAGTGGCTGGCCGCAGCGGTGTTCGTCGTGGCCCTTGTCGAATGCCTGGCGATCGCCGGACTGATCGTCCCTGGCACGGTGTTACTGTTTGCTGTCGCCGTACTGGCCGGCAGCGGCGCGCTGTCGTTGAGCGAAACCCTGTTGCTGGGTTTTCTCGGCGGGATTCTCGGCGATGCAATCTCGTACTTCCTTGGCCGGCATTTCCACCAGAACATCCGACGCCTGCCGGGGCTGCGCCACCACCCGGAATGGATGGCCGGGGCGGAAACCTATTTCCAGCGCTACGGTATCGCCAGCCTGTTGGTTGGCCGCTTTATCGGTCCGTTGCGGCCGATGCTGCCAATGGTGGCCGGCATGTGCGATATGCCGTTCCCGCGTTTTGCCGCCGTCAGCCTGCTGGCCGCCGCCGGGTGGAGCCTGGTTTACCTGCTGCCGGGCTGGGCCACCGGTGCGGCCATCCGCTTGCCGCTGCCCGAAGGCTTCTGGCTGGAAGCGGGCATTGTCGCCGCCAGCATCGCGGTCATGGTGGGCCTCAGTGTGAACAGCAGTCTGCGCCGTCACCGCCGGGCAACCCTCTGGATCAGCAGCATGAGCCTGCTGATTCTGATCGGCCTGTTCATCGGCTATCCCTATCTGAATGCGCTCGATCAAGGGGTGATGACCCTGGTGCAGGAGCATCGTCAGCCGATGCTGGATGAAATCGCGGTGACGCTCACCCTCATCGGCGAATTCCGCAACATGCTGATGTTCAGCACCCTGCTGACCGTGCTGCTGTTGCTGTGCCGGCAATGGCGACATGCGCTGTTCGCCGGCGGCACGTTGCTCTGCACCGCTCTGGCCAACACCGCGACCAAGCTATTCTTCGCCCGTGTACGCCCGGAGGTGCTGACTGACCCGATCACCAGCTACAGCATGCCCAGCGGGCATGCCTCCGGCTCGTTTGCATTGTTTCTGACTCTGGCCGTCCTTGCCGGACGTGGACAACCGCCCCGCCTGCGCCTGACCTGGCTGCTACTCGGCTGCATTCCTGCGCTGGCGATTGCCCTTTCACGGGTTTATCTGGGTGCGCACTGGCCGACGGACATTCTCGCTGGCGCGATGCTGGCGACCTGCGTGTGTGCGGCAAGTCTGTGGCTGAGCCAGCGCAAGGCTCCTCTCGGTGCGATGCCGTACAAAATCTGGTGGCTGATCATTCCGGCACTGGTGCTGCTGTTCAGCTTCTTCGTCCTGCGCCATTTGCCGCATACGATGTTGCGTTACGCCTACTGA